Proteins found in one Flavobacterium channae genomic segment:
- a CDS encoding GIY-YIG nuclease family protein, whose product MKQSYVYILKCSDDSYYTGVTSNLTQRIFQHEIGFYPECYTANRRPIELVYYCEFTDINIAIETEKKIKKWSRLKKEALINQEFEKLPNLAKKKF is encoded by the coding sequence ATGAAGCAATCATATGTTTACATATTAAAATGTTCCGACGATTCTTATTATACTGGAGTAACAAGTAATTTGACTCAAAGGATTTTTCAGCATGAAATAGGTTTTTATCCTGAATGTTATACAGCAAATAGGCGACCAATTGAATTGGTTTACTATTGTGAATTTACAGATATTAATATCGCAATTGAAACAGAAAAAAAGATTAAGAAATGGTCACGTCTAAAAAAGGAAGCTCTAATTAATCAAGAGTTTGAAAAGTTACCTAATTTAGCAAAAAAGAAGTTTTAA
- a CDS encoding L-threonylcarbamoyladenylate synthase yields MSEFIRIYEDKPSEAAIKKVVDVLKDGGLVIYPTDTVYGLGCDITNSRALEKLAKIKGIKLEKANFSFVCSSLSNLSDYVKQIDTSTFKILKRALPGPYTFILPGNNDLPKEFRKKKTVGIRVPHNNIALQIVEMLGNPIVSTSIRDEDEVIEYSTDPELIFEKWQNKVDLVIDGGYGDNVASTIIDLTGYEPEVVREGKGSLDIL; encoded by the coding sequence ATGTCAGAATTCATAAGAATATACGAAGATAAGCCAAGTGAAGCAGCTATTAAAAAAGTAGTAGATGTATTAAAAGATGGTGGATTAGTCATTTATCCAACTGATACGGTTTATGGATTGGGTTGTGATATAACGAATTCTCGTGCGCTTGAAAAATTAGCTAAAATCAAAGGCATTAAATTGGAAAAAGCGAATTTTTCTTTTGTTTGTTCGAGTTTGAGTAATTTATCTGATTATGTAAAGCAAATTGATACTTCTACTTTCAAAATACTAAAACGTGCTTTACCTGGTCCTTACACTTTTATTTTGCCAGGAAATAATGATTTGCCAAAAGAATTCAGAAAAAAGAAAACTGTTGGAATACGTGTTCCTCATAACAATATTGCGCTTCAGATTGTGGAAATGTTAGGAAATCCTATTGTTTCAACGTCAATTCGTGATGAAGATGAGGTTATTGAATATTCTACCGATCCAGAATTAATCTTCGAAAAATGGCAAAATAAAGTCGATTTGGTTATCGATGGCGGTTACGGAGACAATGTAGCTTCCACCATTATAGATTTAACAGGTTATGAGCCAGAAGTTGTTCGTGAGGGTAAGGGAAGTTTAGATATATTGTAA